One genomic window of Coffea eugenioides isolate CCC68of chromosome 1, Ceug_1.0, whole genome shotgun sequence includes the following:
- the LOC113774017 gene encoding inorganic phosphate transporter 1-4-like translates to MGFNSEQILIFETVKFNSEISLPRQDKGLGVLVEEQIRFKQRSLQPAMPETQNNVLNALDVAKTQLYHFTAIVIAGMGFFTDAYDLFCISLVTKLLGRTYYYVEGAEKPGSLPPNVSAAVNGVAFCGTLAGQLFFGWLGDKMGRKKVYGITLMIMVLASIASGHSFGHGPKFVMGTLCFWRFWLGFGIGGDYPLSATIMSEYANKKTRGGFIAAVFAMQGFGILSGGIFAIIISAIFNARFKAPSFALDPAGSTVPQADYVWRIILMAGAIPAALTYYWRMKMPETARYTALVAKNGKQATADMSKVLQVDLEAQQEINIQTTQKSAGSFGLFTKEFLRRHGLHLLGTTTTWFLLDIAYYSQNLFQKDIFSAIGWLPSAKSMNAIEEVFKIAKAQTLIALCGTVPGYWFTVFLIDKMGRFAIQLMGFCMMTIFMLALAIPYDHWAKGNHVGFVVLYSLTFFFANFGPNATTFIVPAEIFPARLRATCHGISAASGKSGAIVGAFGFLYLAQNQDKTKTDAGYPPGIGMRNSLIVLAVINLLGAMFTFLVPEPKGRSLEEISGEDQQAQQPTQS, encoded by the exons ATGGGCTTCAATTCTgaacaaattttgatttttgagacTGTTAAATTCAACTCTGAG ATATCTTTACCAAGGCAGGACAAAGGCTTGGGAGTACTCGTAGAAGAGCAGATACGTTTTAAGCAGAGAAGTTTGCAGCCAGCAATGCCTGAAACCCAAAATAACGTGCTTAATGCACTTGACGTCGCAAAAACACAATTGTACCATTTCACTGCAATTGTCATTGCTGGAATGGGCTTCTTCACGGACGCATATGATCTCTTCTGCATATCCCTTGTCACAAAGTTGTTGGGCCGCACATACTACTACGTCGAAGGAGCAGAAAAACCAGGCAGCTTACCTCCTAACGTATCAGCTGCGGTAAATGGGGTAGCATTTTGTGGAACTCTGGCCGGCCAACTCTTCTTTGGATGGCTTGGGGATAAAATGGGCCGCAAAAAGGTGTACGGAATCACGCTTATGATCATGGTTCTTGCCTCAATTGCTTCGGGGCATTCCTTCGGGCATGGTCCGAAATTTGTCATGGGAACACTATGCTTTTGGCGGTTTTGGCTTGGTTTCGGCATCGGAGGCGATTATCCGCTGTCGGCCACCATCATGTCAGAGTACGCAAATAAAAAGACTCGTGGCGGTTTCATAGCTGCTGTTTTTGCCATGCAGGGATTTGGGATATTATCTGGTGGCATCTTTGCCATCATCATCTCTGCAATTTTCAATGCAAGGTTTAAGGCTCCATCTTTTGCACTCGACCCCGCTGGCTCAACTGTTCCTCAGGCAGACTATGTTTGGAGGATAATTCTCATGGCTGGAGCAATTCCTGCTGCATTGACTTACTATTGGCGGATGAAGATGCCTGAGACTGCCCGGTATACGGCTTTGGTTGCCAAGAATGGAAAACAAGCTACCGCTGACATGTCTAAGGTTCTACAGGTCGATTTGGAAGCACAACAAGAAATCAACATCCAGACAACTCAAAAATCGGCAGGCTCATTTGGCTTGTTCACAAAGGAGTTTCTTCGGCGCCATGGGCTTCACTTGTTAGGTACAACCACCACATGGTTTTTACTTGATATTGCATATTACAGTCAAAATTTGTTCCAAAAGGACATCTTCTCTGCAATTGGATGGCTTCCCTCGGCAAAGTCTATGAATGCCATCGAGGAAGTCTTCAAGATCGCCAAGGCACAAACCTTGATTGCCTTGTGCGGTACAGTCCCAGGATATTGGTTCACTGTCTTTCTGATTGACAAGATGGGAAGGTTTGCCATTCAGTTGATGGGCTTCTGTATGATGACAATCTTTATGCTTGCTTTGGCCATCCCTTACGACCACTGGGCTAAAGGAAACCATGTTGGCTTTGTGGTACTGTACTCGTTAACCTTCTTCTTTGCAAATTTTGGTCCCAATGCCACTACATTCATTGTGCCTGCTGAGATTTTTCCAGCCAGGTTGAGAGCAACCTGCCATGGCATTTCAGCTGCATCTGGAAAATCAGGTGCAATTGTGGGTGCGTTTGGGTTCTTGTATTTGGCTCAAAACCAAGATAAGACAAAGACAGATGCAGGATATCCACCTGGCATTGGAATGAGAAATTCGCTGATTGTGTTGGCTGTCATCAATCTTTTGGGTGCAATGTTTACGTTTTTAGTGCCTGAACCAAAGGGCAGGTCTCTAGAAGAAATTTCAGGTGAGGACCAACAGGCACAGCAGCCCACACAGAGTTAA
- the LOC113760271 gene encoding actin-depolymerizing factor — protein MSFRIRGQNATSGMGVADHSKDAFLELKRKKAYRYVIFKIDEKKKEVVVEKTGNPAESYDDFTASMPENDCRYAVYDFDFVTSENCQKSKIFFIAWSPAISRIRAKMLYATSKERFKRELDGIHYEIQATDPTEMDLEVIRDRAN, from the exons ATGTCTTTCAGAATCAGAGGA CAAAATGCTACTTCTGGTATGGGAGTTGCTGATCACAGCAAGGATGCATTCTTGGAGCTGAAGAGGAAGAAGGCGTACCGCTATGTTATATTCAAGATCGatgagaagaaaaaggaagttgTAGTTGAGAAAACTGGCAATCCAGCTGAAAGCTATGACGATTTTACTGCTTCCATGCCTGAAAATGATTGCCGTTATGCAGTCTATGACTTTGATTTTGTCACCTCTGAGAATTGTCAAAAGAGCAagattttcttcattgcatg GTCTCCTGCAATCTCTAGGATTCGTGCCAAGATGCTTTATGCTACATCCAAAGAAAGGTTTAAAAGAGAATTGGATGGAATTCATTATGAAATTCAGGCTACTGACCCTACTGAAATGGATCTCGAAGTTATCAGGGACCGTGCAAATTAA
- the LOC113760280 gene encoding chromatin modification-related protein MEAF6-like, with the protein MESEGQRTSSTPSAVLASLLCKRAKLHEELRSIEKQVYDMETSYLQDPSQCGNVLKGFEGFLSSSKNTTLLKRSRKFQPEDRLFSLSSTTSLAAEEQAAGRDGGALLANGQGKPKKGRGGPRDAKRSRQSSEPDFDYEDDADLM; encoded by the exons ATGGAATCCGAAG GGCAAAGAACATCGTCAACTCCATCGGCAGTGCTGGCGTCACTCTTATGCAAAAGAGCCAAACTTCATGAAGAACTCCGTAGCATCGAGAAGCAG GTATATGATATGGAGACAAGTTATTTGCAGGATCCAAGCCAGTGTGGGAATGTTTTGAAAGGTTTTGAGGGGTTTCTATCCTCTTCCAAGAACACTACCCT TTTAAAGAGATCCAGGAAGTTTCAACCTGAAGATAGGCTGTTTTCATTATCTTCCACCACCTCACTGGCG GCAGAAGAACAAGCTGCTGGACGAGATGGTGGGGCTTTATTGGCTAATGGACA AGGGAAACCAAAGAAGGGTAGGGGTGGCCCTAGAGATGCAAAGAGATCGAGGCAATCAAGCGAACCAGATTTTGACTATGAAGACGATGCTGATTTAATGTAG